From the Bacillus tuaregi genome, one window contains:
- a CDS encoding YodL domain-containing protein → MLLELLRTRKKEYDVTIFQTPIFRQKKGYQQVYRLQIEGATHSECLEEVFSRFNITDRIPADFEGRFIGTGDICFIDEGRRGQFYYQLKPGGWVEVNRIHVC, encoded by the coding sequence ATGTTGCTGGAATTATTGCGAACAAGAAAAAAAGAGTACGATGTAACGATTTTTCAAACACCCATATTTAGGCAAAAAAAAGGCTATCAGCAGGTATATAGACTTCAAATTGAAGGAGCAACTCATAGTGAATGTTTAGAGGAAGTGTTCTCTCGATTTAATATAACTGACCGCATTCCAGCTGATTTTGAAGGCCGATTCATTGGTACAGGAGACATCTGTTTTATTGATGAGGGTAGAAGAGGTCAATTCTATTATCAATTAAAGCCGGGCGGCTGGGTAGAGGTCAATCGCATCCACGTTTGCTAA
- the deoD gene encoding purine-nucleoside phosphorylase has translation MSIHIGAKENQIAETVLLPGDPLRAKYIAETFLEGAEKYNDVRNMFGYTGTYKGKRVSVQGTGMGVPSISIYITELMQEYQVQNLIRVGTCGAIQADVKVRDVILAMSASTDSQINRITFSGVDYAPTANFELLKKAYDTGMEKGLNLKVGNVLTADLFYNDNSELEKWANYQILALEMETAALYTLAAKFKRKALSVLTVSDHILTGEITTAEERQTTFNDMIEVALEAVNKQ, from the coding sequence GTGAGCATACATATTGGTGCAAAGGAAAATCAAATAGCGGAAACGGTTCTATTACCAGGGGATCCACTAAGAGCCAAATATATTGCTGAAACGTTTCTAGAGGGAGCCGAAAAGTACAACGATGTTCGTAATATGTTCGGCTACACAGGTACCTATAAAGGGAAAAGGGTCTCCGTTCAAGGAACAGGGATGGGAGTGCCGTCGATTTCTATTTATATTACAGAGCTGATGCAGGAATATCAGGTGCAAAATTTAATTCGAGTAGGAACCTGCGGGGCTATTCAAGCAGATGTTAAGGTTCGCGATGTTATATTAGCCATGAGTGCTTCAACAGATTCGCAAATCAACCGTATTACCTTCTCCGGTGTTGATTATGCTCCAACAGCTAATTTTGAGCTGCTGAAAAAAGCGTATGATACGGGAATGGAAAAAGGCTTGAATTTAAAGGTCGGGAATGTTTTAACCGCTGATCTCTTTTATAATGATAATTCTGAGTTGGAAAAATGGGCCAATTACCAAATTCTAGCCTTGGAAATGGAGACAGCAGCCCTTTACACTTTAGCGGCCAAATTCAAACGCAAGGCCCTTTCCGTATTAACCGTTAGTGACCATATTCTCACTGGAGAAATTACGACCGCAGAAGAAAGACAAACAACCTTCAATGATATGATTGAGGTGGCATTAGAAGCAGTCAATAAACAATAA